TGCGCGCTGGATCAGCTCCAGCCCGGTCATTTCCGGCATATTGATGTCCGTGATCAGAATATCCGGCTGCTTCTCCCGGATAATCTCCAGCGCCTCCGGCGCGCTTCCCGCCTGGTACACCTCCGATACCTTCAGCTCTTCCCACGGAAGCCCCTTGCTCATTCCCATCCGGATCATTTTTTCATCATCTACAATTAAAACCTTATACATTTACTCCTCCGAAGCTTCCCGCTTCTTTTCCGGCGTCAGAATCGCCGTCAGAGAGACCGCTGTCCTTCTCCGCCGGCAGCGTAATCGCCGCCGTCACGCCCTGCCAGGCATTGACCTCATAGTGCAGCCCGTATTCCTGTCCGAAAAGAAGCTGTATCCGTTTGTTTACATTTCGCACGCCATAGCCGAAATCCGCCGCGTTCGCCGCCAGATATTCGTTCATCTGCGCTACACGCGCCTCTGTCATGCCGTTGCCGCTGTTCGCCACCCGCAGCACGATATCGCCGTTTCCGCACTCCTCGACCCAGATAAAAATATTGCCGTTTACGCCCTCCCGGCGCTCGATCCCGTGCTCCACCGCATTCTCCACCAGCGGCTGCAGCGTCAGCTTCGGCAGCAGCACCTGCCGGTATTTTTCATCCACATTGATATCCAGGTGAAGCCGGTTATCATAGCGCATGTTCTGGATGAGCACATAATATTCAATATGCTGCAGCTCCTCCGACAGAGGAATGATATTCTTTCCCTTGCTCAGACAGATGCGGTAATACGACGCCAGCGCCTTCACCAGCGTGGAAATCTCCCGGTTGCCGTCCGCCACCGCCTGCCAATGGATGCAGTCCAGCGTATTATACAGAAAATGCGGCTGAATCTGGGACTGCAGCGCATTCAGGCGCGTCTGGGAAAGCTGCTCCTGCTTGACGCGGATTTCCTCCATAGAGGCTTCCAGCTTGTCCATCATCGTATTAAACCCGTCCGCCATCGGCTCAAAATCCTTTCCAAGCGGCTCCGCATTGATGCGCACGTCCATTTTTCCTTCGGACACCCGCGCCATTTCCCGCACGATATCATCCAGCGGCGCGTAAATCCGGGAAAACTGTCTGCCAGCGATTGCCGAAAGCCCGAAAATCACCAGAATCAGCAGCAGGGAAACCACCCAGATGGTGCGCATACTGGTATGATACAGTTTATTAAGAGGCGTCACGCTGAGCAGATAATAATTCCAGCTTCCGATTTTGTAATAGCTGACCAGCTTCCCATCTTTCTGGAAGGAGCCGTTCGTTCCGTCTAAATATGCCGCAATGCCGGAAATCTCCTGCTCTTCCTCCATTTCCTGCCCGGAAATCACATTTCCTTCTGTGTCCACCAGCATCAGCTCAGAATACTCTGTATCCGAAATCTGTTTTTTCACACTGAGGCTCTCCAGAAAAATATTCTGGAAATTAATACAGAGAATCCCGTAGGATTTTCCTACAATCTGGTTGGAATACGCCGGATAGTACACGGAAACCGTATACTGGGAGCCCTTGAAATAATTGTTGCTGTAGGAAAGCCGCATGGCGCCGCTGCCCGGCTGGCTTTCCTGCCAGTCCTTCTCCCAGGAATCCTCAAAATCCGCATAGGAAACGCCGCTTCCGCGGTACAGGTATTCGCCGGAATCCTCTTTCAGCAGCGCGATAAAATTAATATTGTCATTGGAATTATAAATCTGCGTCAGCATTTCTCTTGCCGACTGCTGGTTTTCCACCTGTACCACCCTGTCGCTGTCACCCTCCAGAAAATCCTGCACAGAGTCGTTCATCAGAATTGCCCGGCAGGTATTTTTGTACTGTTCCAGCGACCCGTTATAGCTCGTCGCCAGCAGCTCAAGCTGATTCTGCACCAGCTTTTCCGTATTTACGCGCAGGTTGTTCGCCGATATCCAGGTAGTCAGCAGGAGCACGAGCAAAGAGACCAGTACAATGCTCGCCAGAAAAAATGCCTTCATCCTTTTCGCAAACGTCCATTTATGTACCAGTCTCTTCATTTATAGCTTCTCCTTTGTTGTTTTCCCGCAAAGGCATTCCTGCTCTGTAAGCATCCAGCAGCCGCAGCAGTCCAGCCCGCCGTTATCCTGCTTCTACTTTACCGCAAATCGGAAATTTCATCAACCCTTTACCGCGCCTGCCGTCATACCCTTAATCAGCTTATCCTGCGCAAAGATAAACAGAATCAGCATCGGCAGCAGCGTCAGCACCAGAACCGCCATAATCATCGGCGTATTCATGGAATATCTTCCGCGGAATTCCCAGACCGCCAGCGGCAGCGTGCGGTTTTCCGCGGACTGTGTCAGCGTATAGGCAAAGCTGAATTCATTCCACATATTTACACCGTTGTAAATTGCCAGCGTAGATAAGCCCGGCTTGGAGAGCGGCAGAATCATCTTAAAAAACATCTGGATTTTGTTGCAGCCGTCAATCTCCGCCGACTCTTCAATCTCCTTCGGGATACCCTTCATAAAGCCGGTGAGGATAAATACGGAAATCGGCACGCCCATCGCCACGTACGGTCCAATCAGCGCCCAGATGGAATCGTACAGTCCCATCGAACGGGTCATCTTGAAAATCGGAATCAGGGTTACGTGAACCGGAATCGACATACAGGCAACAATCAGCGCGTAAATCGGTCCGTTCAGCTTAAACTTAAAGCGGGAAAGCGGATAGGATGCGCACGCCGCCACAAGAAGGAGCAGCGTAAGCGAAACCGCCAGCACGATCACACTGTTTATAAAAAATCTTCCGAAATTGCCGGTGATTACCTCGACATAGTTGTCAATATAAAAGCTGTCGGGCAGTGTGAAAACGCCCTTTGTCAGCATTTCAAACTTTTCCTTGAAGGAGTTCAGCACCATGAAGATAAACGGTGTGATGGATACGACCGCCATCGCTATCGCCAGAATAATGGCGATGGTCCAGCTTATCCTGCTTTTGATTTTACTTTTTTTGTATCTGTCCATTTATGCTTCCTCCTTTCCGTTAATCAGCCGCATGGTGACAAGCGCGATTGCCGTAATTAAAATAAACATACCTGCCGCCACTGTGGAGCCGTAGCCCATGTTAAATTCCGAGAACGACAGCTTGTACATGTAGGTCGCCATCAGCTCGGTAGAGCGTCCCGGACCGCCGTTTGTCATAACATAAATCAAATCGAAATACTTCAGAGAACCTACCATAGACATAATCGCCGCATTTTTCAGAGTCGGCATCAGAAGCGGCAGGGCAATCTTCCAGAAATACTGGCCGCGTGTCGCCCCGTCGATTCGCGCCGCCTCAAATACATCCGTAGAAATATTCGTGAAGCCCGCCATCGAATATACCATGTAAAACGGCGTGAACTGCCATGCGATAATGGCGATAATCGTGTAGAGCGCCGTGTCCGGATTACCCAGAAGGTCAATATTTCCTCCGCCGAAGAAATTGGAAATCGCGCTTACAATGCCGCCCTTGGTTGCCAGCGCATAGGTAAACAGAAAGCCGATTGCCACGGAGGAAATCAGCATCGGGATAAACCAGATGACCTTAAAGATATTTCCCTTCTTCCCGACAAAATCCAGGAAGGTTGCCATCGCCAGACCGAGCGGAATCTGGATACAGATGGAAAGTATCATGATAATAATGTTATTTCTGAACGCGTACCAGAAATTTCCGTCCCTGATCAGCGTTGCCCAGTTGGACAGCCCGATAAAGGTCTGGTCCGAAGAAATACCGTTCCATTTATAGAGGCTGGTCTGGAAGGTATTGATAATCGGATAAAACACGAAAACTGCCAGAACAATCAGCACCGGAGCCAGAAAGATTGCCGCTACCCGGTTCGTCTCTCTCTGCTTCTGTACAAGTAATGAATTTTTATTCATAAGGAACCTCCTTCATTACCGGCGGCTCCCGCCGGTTTTTTTAAAAAACAGGATACCCGCTGCAGATATCCTGTTTTTCCTAGAGAGTGATAATAGCCAATTTTTTTGCGGTGATTATTTAGCTTTCCGCGTTGTAAGCCTCCATAGCCTCCTGCATCATTGCCTGCGCCTCTGCCGGTGTCTTTGTCAGACCAAATACCTCCTGCAGACCATCCAGGTGTGCGTTTGCAACTGCGGGCGGAAGATATTGGTCATACCAGAGCTGGATGGAAGATGCATTGCTTACTGCTTCCATGATTGCCTGCGTTACCGGCTCCGTCGCATTTTTCTCAACACCATTTACCGGTTTCATTCTGCCGCGCTCCGCCGCAAATTCCACCATCTCATCGCCTACCAGCAGGGAAGCAAATTCGATTGCCGCGTCAAGTTTTTCGCCTTCGCAGTTGAAGGAGATAAAGTTATCGCCAACCGTACCAACGATAATGGAATCGTCCACATCCGGTGCGCCCTCATATGCCGGGAACTTGAACCAGCCGATGTTTTCATCAAAGAATTCTTCGCTGTCAGACTTAATTGTCTGTGTATACCAGGAACCGATGCAGGTCATCGCCGCCTCGCCTGTGTACAGAAGCTGTCTTGCCTGTCCGTCGTCCTCGCTCAGCGCGTTTACGCCCTCCGGGAAGTAGCCCTTCTGTACCCATTCCTGAATCTTCTCGCCTGCCCAGATGAAGCACTCGTCCTCAAAGGAGCCTTCTCCTGCAACCGCTTTCTCAAACGGTTCCAGCCCGCCGTAGCGTGTCGCAAGGTTCATGAAATACATGGAACCGGTCCACTTTGTGGAGTTCGCCAGCGCAAACGGAACAATGCCGTTTTCTACCAGTGTGTCACAGACCGCTTCCAGCTCTCCGATGGTCGTCGGCACCTCCAGTCCGAGGTCTGCGAAAATCGTCTTGTTGTAGTAGATTCCGGAAATGGAAATGTCATTATACGGAACCGCATAGATCTTGTCGTTGTAGGTAGCCTGCGAAATAGACGCCGGCATCAGCCTTTCCGGAAGGTCCGTGCTGTTAAACTGCTCGGTAATATCCTGTGCAAATCCCGATTCGATGTACTCAATCATCGGACCGCCCGACCAGTGGGAATACATATCCGGGCACTCTCCGGAGCTCATGGCGATAACCAGCTTCTCTTTGTATGCGTCGTTCTGCGTCGGTACATTGACAACCGTATAGCCGCTCTCTGTAGTAGAGTTGAATTTCTCAACCGCCTCGTTGATGATTTCCAGATCATAGCCCTCTGCCTGTACATTCCAGAAGGTGATCTCCTCCGCCGATGCACTCATACCGCATACGGTTGTCGCTGCAAGCGCCGTCCCAAGCAACGCACTGATAAGTCTTTTTTTCATTTGCTTATCCCTCCTATTTGTGTTTTGATGTAAAAATCTTATCATTACAAATATGCATTTTCCATTAAATAAACTATCCAGATTATATAAAAAAGTGGGTTTTGACGAATCGAAACCCACTTTTTTATATATTTTGCACATTTTTAAAGATTTATCCGCCCCACGCTCCTGCAGTATGACGAATCCCTTAAAAAATCTGCTGTATGCTCTTTCTTTCCGTATCAGAATACCCCTGCACGTTCCGTCTGTCCGTATCAGAAAACCTGCTTCGCGTTCCGTCTGTCCGTATCAGAAGACCTGCTGCACGTTCTTTCTGCTCTCGAATGGTCCTGCCAGCGGATGGAGCCTGCGGTGCGCACCGTTGTAGTCGCTGTCAAAGAAAATCGGCGTGCCGTCCGGATTTTCAAATTTCTGCTCCGGCTCGAAGGCTTCTCCGAGAACCTCCGTGGAAACAAACGGCGTCTCAAATTCCGGCAGAAGCTCGTAAAGGTTTGTCTCCAGCATCACCTTGCCGTCCTCTTCCGTGAGCTTCCAGCTTACCGTATGCTCCCTGTCTTCCCGGTAGTTTTCCTCCGTGTCGCAGGGCTGCGCTCCATTGAAGTACACATTTCCGCCCGTATAGACCGGCATATGGTCATAATAGAAATCCTTATGTCCGTGGGCGACAATCGACTGCGGCGTAAACTGCGCGCGGTATGCCTCCTCCGTCGGATAGCCGTCATATGGCTTCGTTCCGCACACAAAGTTGAACTGCTTCTCCTCGCCCGTGCTCTTCACATAAGCAAGCAGGTCCTCACGCACCGGCTGCTGCACAAAAATATTGTTATAGAAACGCGCGTCGCCGTGCAGAATGGTCATAAAGCCCGCCACTTCCGTTCTGTGCGGCACATGGTACGGCGTATAACGGTTGGACGGCAGCACGCCTGCGCCGTTGTCCGTTCCGTCGCCCACCCAGGTAAAGGAACCGGCAATCAGATTGTGCACCATCGCCGTTCCCTGCGTGCTGATACGGCAGGAGCAGTTCGACAGCAGCAGATTGTTGTCCACCAGTGTCGGACCGTGCGAAACCTCGATGAAAATATCCTCCGCCAGGGACAGGGAATTCGTAATCTTTGTTCCCTTCGGCGGCACATTGTCGTGAAACAGGTTCTGCGTCACACGGGTGCCCTGCGCCTGCCAGTCCAGCCACAGACCGCGCGTGCAGTGATGGATATGGTTTCTCCGATAGATCACGTCGATTGCCGCGTGCATTTTGATGCCGCCGATCTCCGCACCCGCAAGGTCCTGCTTATTATTAATATGATGAATGTGGTTGTCCTCAATGATGGAGAACACGCCGCCAAGATGTCCGACAATGCCGGTCTGTCCGCAGTCGTGGATGTTGCAGCGGCGCACAATGTGATGACCGATATTCTCCTTCGTCCAGCCCTCAATCTGCGCCTGGCAGATAGCGTCTCTCTCCGTCTGGGTGCCGTCCTTGTAGTATTTTGTCGTCCACTTGTTTTCGTTGTTCGGCTGCAGATATTTTCCGAGCGAAATACCGGAGCATCTGGAATCGGAAATCTCGCAGTCTTCGATAATCCAGCCCTTCGACCAGTGCGGTCCTACCATGCCCTCCTGGTATGCCGTCGGCGGCGCCCACTGCGTAGCCGCCTGCTTTACTACAAAACCGGAAAGTGTAATATAATTCACGCCGGTCTTATCCGGGTAGAAGCAGTTTCTGCGCACATTGATCTCCACGTTTTCCCTCGTCGGATCCGCGCCCTGGAAGTTTGCGTAAATCACGGTCGTATCGCCGTCCTGCTCAGTATACCAGGTGTATACGGTCCCCTCCGGATCCCAGGAGGAGTTGTCCACCGCCGGATGCAGCACCTTATCCAGCGTAACTGCCTCGTACATTGCCTTTCCGTTTAAATAAACCTCCCCGGTATGTACCGGCTTGATGTCTGTGTTGTACCAGTCGCCCTTTACCAGAACCGTGTACGGGTTGTAGCTGCCGAAAATGCCGTTCGGAATCCGCGCCGTCCAGACGTCGCCCTCATAATTTGCCCAATCCTTCACTTCCTCCGCGCCGGTAATCACTGCTTTTCCAATCTCCTCGGAACGGTATACAATCGGCGCCTCTTCGGTTCCCGCATTCACCGGATTCACGTACTCACGATATACGCCCGGCGCCACGATTACCTCGTCGCCCGCCACGGCAAGCTTTGCCGCCTGCGTGATGGTCTGAAACGGCTTTTCCTTTGAGCCGTCGCCATTTCTTGCTGCCGTTGCTGAAACATAATACTTCATGTCCGTAATTCCCCCTTTTCTTTTGATGACCGGTGCTCCGTCCGGCTGCCGTCTGCGGAAACAGCCGGCATCTTCTTTTTTATACTTGCATCTTAACATGGCACTGCGTATAATGATAGTCAAAACAGCAATATTTTTAGCCAGATATTGCTGTCCAAAAAAGAGGAGGCCATCATGAATCCGTTTTACGAACAGCAGCATCAGACTCTGCGCACCGCCGTCTTAAATACGCTTTCTTTTCCGGAGCATCTGCATGCCCACACGGAATTTTTGTATGTGCAGGCGGGTGAGACGACTGTGTCCGTCGGAGCCGCCTCTTACGATATGAAGCAGGGCGACTGCGCGCTCATTTTTCCCGGACAGGTACACAGCTATCACGCTTCTTCAGATAACCGCATATGGCTGCTGATTTTTGACGCCGGCGTCGCCGCTTCTTTCCAGTACCTGCTGCAGAAATTCCGTCCCGCCTGCCCGTATCTGCCGGCGGGCCAGGTCTCCCCGGATATCGCACTCGCCGTCTGCCGCCTGGATGATATGAACATGGAAGAAAACCCGGCGCTTGCCGCCGCATGGATACAGATTATTCTCGGACACCTCCTGCCGCGGCTGGAACTCATCGAGAAAAAACAGCCAGAAAATGAGGACCTCACCTACCAGCTCATCCGCTATATGGCGGAGCATTTCCAGGAGCCCCTGTCGCTGGATTCCCTGGCAAAGGCGCTCCACGTAAATAAATATTATCTTTCACACATCTTCTCCGATAAGCTTCACATCAGCTTTCCACAGTATCTCGGACACCTGCGGGTGGATTACGCGTGCAACGCCATGCAGCATTCCGATAAATCGCTCACCGTTATCTGGGCGGAGGCAGGCTTTTCCAGCCAGCGCAGCTTCAACCGGATATTCCGCGAAATCCGGGGAATGAGCCCGCTGGCATACCGGAAGATGGTGAGGTAGGAAAAAACTGACAAAGTGTCAGCCAGATTAACCGGCTTCTCAGGTCAACGCAGTTTTACCTGTTATTCCTTCCCTGTTACTATGCTTCTTATGCTTTGCGGCTATTTTATATATAAAATGATGTGTTTAATATTTTACATATAAACTTTATTCGCATTATTGACTTTCTATTTGTTTTATGTTATTATCTTTTTGCATTTCATCCACCAGCATTCTTTTCGGACTTCTCCTCTGAAGTATCTTCCGAACTGACAATTAAATACCCCGCTTTTGCCCGTACCGGACATGCCCCGCGCTCCCCGGTCATCCGGCACAGCCAGAAGCTGCTTTTAAAATAACCATCAGATTTAATAACGGGCTTTCCTATGCGCAGCTGCATAGCCACTGAATATAGAATAAGGAGGAATCGTCTATGAACAACAAATTAGCAATGTATTTTCCGATGCTGAGAACAAGAGAAGAGGCGCTGTCCGAAATAACCGGCAGAAGCGACCTGCAGAATCTCTTCGCATCATGGAAAAAGGAACAGCAGGAAGAATTTCTGGACTTTATTACCGGCGCACGCGGTGTAAAAGTTCTGTACGATTTTATGTTCAAGGAAATCATGAATCCGGAAAGCGCCCCGGAACGTCTGGAGGACCTGCTTTCCTGCCTGCTGGAGCAAAAAATCAAAATCCTGCGCGTGCTGCCGAATGATACCACACGCATAGCGGATGAGTCATCCCTTCTGGTCACAGATATTGTGGCGGAACTGGAAGACGGCAGTGTCGTCAATATTGAAGTGCAGAAAATCGGCTATGCCTTTCCCGGCGAGCGCAGCGCCTGCTATTCAGCAGACCTGCTGCTGCGCCAGTACAGACGCGTGCGCAGCCAGAAGCAGAAAGCCTTCAGCTACCGGGATATCCGTGATGTTTTCACGATTGTATTTTTTGAAAAAAGCCCGGCTGAATTTCATCGGTACCCCGATATTTTCCTGCATCGCTTTACCCAGAAATCCGATACCGGTTTAAAGCTTAACCTGCTGCAGCAATATCTGTTTATTCCGCTTGACATCTTCCGGAAAATCCATCAAAATAAAGACATACAAAGCAAACTGGAGGCATGGCTTGTATTTCTGAGTATGGATGACCCCGAAGAAATCAGCAGGCTTCTGGAAACTTACCCGGAATTCAGGCCACTGTATGCGCACATCTACGATATGTGCCGGAATATGGAGGATGTTATGGGACTATTTTCTGAAGAATTACGCGAACTCGACCGCAACACCGTGCAGTATATGATTGACGAAATGCAGGACAACATCGACCGGAAAAAGGTACTGCTGGAACAGCAGAAGCAGCAACTGGAACAGATAAATCAGCAACTGATCCAGAAAGGGCAGGAGCTTTCCCAACAGGAGCAGCAACTGGAACAGACGAATCAGCAATTAGAAGCCCAGAATCAGCAGCTTGAAGCCCAGAACCTGCAACTGGAACAGACGAATCAACAACTGGAAGCCCAGAACCTGCAGCTTGAAGCCCAGAACCTGCAGCTTGCGCAGAAAGACAGGCAGATTGCCGAGCTGCAGAAGCTGCTGCAAAACAGATAACGCTTCGGTATATACACGCTCTTTGTAATACCTGGCGCTGTAAAAAAGAAACCCGCCCCTCGAAAATCAGCACCGCGCAAGCAACATATTCTTTCTGCATTTTCGTGCGTATCCCCGCGGGGCGGGTTTCAATTTCCTGCATCCACTCATTGAGAAATCTCAAGTGGATTTGAGCCTTTTTCCCTGGCCTTAATACAGCGTCATTACTTCTACTTCATTGATTGCCGGGTTATAAACAATATCCGCCTCCACTCCCGGCTGCAGGGCATCTACATATTCTTCCTGGATTTTACTGGTCACAAAATTCAGTGAAATCTCTGTTCCATCAGCGGTCCGGAGTCCAAAATTATTTCCATCCCGCCAGGTAACCGTTCCATGAACGTATCCCATATCATTGTTCTTGCCAAATATAATTCCATCCGAATCAAACATCCCGCCTTCCTTTTCCACTTTTGCACCGGGACTGCCAAGCGATTCCAGATAAGATTCCGTTTCCCCGGTATTATCCTCCGGATCCTGTTCCGTCCAGTCCGTATCGCCTGGTGCATACTGCCAGTCGCTCAGATATTCCGCACTGATGTAACCGTTCACGCCCTGGTAGCGCACCGGCATCCAGCCATTTGTCATCTGTCCGGTAATTTCCACGCCCGCTCCGCTTAATACAACCGCCAAAATCTTTCCCTCCACAGACGCCTGGTCGCGGAGATTTACCCCGGTAGTCGCATACATTTTTTTCAATGTCTGCCCCGCCGACGCTGTACCCGTTTCCTGCTCCCCGCTCATGCTGGAAAGAATAAACGCAATATTCTCCTGCTCGGTCTGGCTCAGCACACCCGGATTAAAATCGGCAGCTTCCACTGTACCGCTGTACCAGCTCTTCTGATTAAAATAGTCCTGTATACTCTGCGTTTCAAACTTTCTGTGATGTCTCGCATAAATCTCATTTATTGCCATCTGAAGCTGAGTGTTATTCATTCCGTCAAGGTCTGCGGCTGTCAGCTTCCCAAGAAAGCTGTTTTCCAGAATATATGCATCCTCCGCAATACTCCCCATATCCTCTGCGAAGCTGTCCTCATCTATCGCGCCTTCACCGGGCGATGAAATCACCGTGTTATCAATTATCCACTCCATATCATCCTGAAGATTTCTATACTCTTCCAATATAGCAGCATCGCTTTCATATGCCCTCAGGTCCGTCGGCTGCGTCACATAATATACTCCATGCTCCCCGCTTCCAAGCAGCTTGTAATTCGGCAGATAATCCATAAAATCATAATTTTCGCTGCAGTTCAGCCGGAAAATATTTCCCATATAATCGTATCCGTCTTCTCTTCCTTTTTCCCGTGACGCTATCTGGTAAAATGTCACCCCGTCGCCATCCTCTTCATATTCATAGAGTCCATTCCAGTCAGCCGGAATCGTAACCGCTACTTCCTCAAACTGCAGCACGCTTCTTCCCTGTGCGTCCGTCGTTTCCACACAGTCCCAGATATTCTCCGCTGCTGCGCACTGCCCCGCCAGCGCCGCTGCCAGCATCGCAGACCCCAGACCAAAATATATCCTTCTTCCAGTTTTTTTCTCCATCTTTTCGCATCCTTCCTTATAGATTTTCTTCCCCAATATTTTTCCGCCATCCGCAGAATCAAAGCCTTTATCGCGGGCAATACGCATCGATATCATCCCGCCTTCTAATATAACGCGATCAATTCCACATCCCCAAGTGCAGGATTAAAAATCACGTCTGCTTCCAGCCCCGGCTGAAGTGCCTCAACATACACCTCCGGCAATTTACTGGGCGCAAAATTCAGCGCCACCTCCGTTCCGTCCGCCGTCTGAAGACCAAAATTATTTCCATCCCTCCAGGTAATCGTTCCATGTGCGTAATTTACCGGAGCACTTTTACTTTCGTAAACACCATCACTCTGAAACATTTGCGACTGTTGTTTTATCGCGTCTGACGCAAATGACGCCAGATATGATTCCGATTCTCCCGTGCCATCCGTCATCCCGGCTCCGTCTTCTGTCCCTGTATTTCCCGCCGTGCCCGCATTATCTGGCGTATTCATACTGCCCACCGTACCTGTGTTCCCCGGCACAGCTGCATTTCCCGCCGCACCGTTTGCGCCCGTATTTTCTCCTGTTTCCATTACCGCAGGATCATTCGCTTCTGTCTCTGGAGTCTCTATTCTTTCCTCCGTCAGATAATCCGGACTGCTGTAGCCGCTGATTCCCCGGAAACGTACCGGTATCCAGCCATTTGTTTCTGCTCCTGTTATCTCAACCTGTTCTCCGGTACCGATTACCGTCAGAATTTCAGCGTCTGCATCGGCTCCCGCACGTAAATTTACTTCTGCCGCCGCATACATCCGCCTAAAAGCCATATCCGCAGAATCTGTCTGCTCAGGTTCCGTATTCCCCGGCATACTGTTATCATTTTTCTTCCGCAGACTTTCCAGACCTGCCGCCGCTGCC
This is a stretch of genomic DNA from Marvinbryantia formatexigens DSM 14469. It encodes these proteins:
- a CDS encoding YARHG domain-containing protein, which produces MISMRIARDKGFDSADGGKILGKKIYKEGCEKMEKKTGRRIYFGLGSAMLAAALAGQCAAAENIWDCVETTDAQGRSVLQFEEVAVTIPADWNGLYEYEEDGDGVTFYQIASREKGREDGYDYMGNIFRLNCSENYDFMDYLPNYKLLGSGEHGVYYVTQPTDLRAYESDAAILEEYRNLQDDMEWIIDNTVISSPGEGAIDEDSFAEDMGSIAEDAYILENSFLGKLTAADLDGMNNTQLQMAINEIYARHHRKFETQSIQDYFNQKSWYSGTVEAADFNPGVLSQTEQENIAFILSSMSGEQETGTASAGQTLKKMYATTGVNLRDQASVEGKILAVVLSGAGVEITGQMTNGWMPVRYQGVNGYISAEYLSDWQYAPGDTDWTEQDPEDNTGETESYLESLGSPGAKVEKEGGMFDSDGIIFGKNNDMGYVHGTVTWRDGNNFGLRTADGTEISLNFVTSKIQEEYVDALQPGVEADIVYNPAINEVEVMTLY